From one Suicoccus acidiformans genomic stretch:
- a CDS encoding helix-turn-helix domain-containing protein: MKEFGEIFKILRESKNLSLREASEGAISMAQLSRFERGQSSISIDSFFQCLDNINVLLDEFQVIYNNYTLTDDIRFNKELFEAYLNNNYLKLNKFLNNLEMEKLKYPNKKSLYLNSVIVKIVIYTCDQSRKVPKKDVNFLVDYLF; the protein is encoded by the coding sequence TTGAAAGAGTTTGGGGAAATCTTTAAAATATTGCGAGAATCAAAAAATCTTTCTTTAAGAGAGGCTTCAGAAGGTGCTATATCTATGGCACAATTATCAAGGTTTGAGAGAGGGCAGAGTAGTATATCTATTGATTCATTTTTTCAATGCTTGGATAATATAAACGTATTGTTAGATGAATTTCAAGTTATATATAATAATTATACTCTTACAGATGATATTAGATTTAATAAAGAGTTATTTGAAGCATACCTAAATAATAACTATTTGAAATTAAATAAATTTTTAAATAATTTAGAGATGGAAAAACTCAAGTATCCTAATAAAAAATCTTTATATTTAAATAGTGTAATAGTGAAAATAGTTATATATACATGTGATCAAAGCAGAAAAGTTCCTAAAAAAGATGTAAACTTTTTAGTTGATTATCTTTTTTAG
- a CDS encoding CPBP family intramembrane glutamic endopeptidase: MLKKQKLSLIVLTLLLLSVIGTLGFGQYFFRILFSFFLLVVVITFLPLLRQKVNYSYWLQVILFGLPMLLPAFLFQVKGISFAVGDSMSFVSFLLSFIFLVVTLFLLHCKDYELKLSSPTFNLNISKREVFLTILTMLYSIFAEEMYFRFFILSELKDYNHYLKILILILSGFLFVSAHYLNRWATTMFTYRNYVSQFILSMLSGNIFLITDSLFYPLILHITYNFPEIFFILKRLKYQQRHYENDEPFFDDY, from the coding sequence ATGTTAAAAAAACAGAAATTGTCACTAATAGTTCTTACGTTATTATTGTTGAGTGTTATTGGTACACTTGGTTTTGGTCAATATTTTTTTAGGATACTATTTTCATTTTTTTTATTAGTTGTAGTTATTACTTTTTTACCATTATTAAGACAGAAAGTTAATTATTCTTACTGGCTACAAGTAATTCTTTTTGGGCTACCAATGCTGCTCCCAGCTTTTTTGTTTCAAGTCAAGGGGATTTCATTCGCTGTAGGGGACTCAATGAGCTTCGTAAGTTTTTTGTTAAGTTTTATTTTCTTAGTAGTAACTTTATTTTTGTTACATTGTAAGGATTATGAGCTGAAGCTATCAAGTCCCACTTTTAATTTAAATATCTCAAAAAGAGAGGTATTTTTAACTATTTTAACTATGTTATATAGTATTTTTGCAGAAGAGATGTATTTTCGATTCTTTATTCTTAGTGAGTTGAAGGACTACAACCATTATTTAAAAATTCTGATTTTAATATTGTCTGGTTTTTTATTTGTCAGTGCACACTATTTAAATAGATGGGCAACGACAATGTTTACTTATAGAAATTATGTATCACAGTTTATTCTGAGTATGCTTTCTGGAAACATTTTTTTGATAACAGACTCACTATTTTATCCTTTGATATTACACATAACCTATAATTTCCCAGAAATATTTTTTATTTTGAAGAGATTGAAATATCAGCAACGACATTATGAAAATGATGAACCTTTCTTTGATGATTATTAG
- a CDS encoding ABC transporter permease — MLNIIKSVYKKNRISILRAYPVSFILQRVLSSIFALLTPVLLYYFVFNGKIGNEFSNKASGMNYLLFVSLGYGAYAVSIATLMNVGRSLISEIREGTIDSFLLSPASRLGYFLGTFVEQLGRSIIEFFLVIIFSLFLGVRYNFENIISMFLLVFFIAIVSFSMTLILSNIMVYTRDTFISQNTLFIILSFLSGVSFPVTYLPKQLQFFSNLIPLTHAINVLRDVSTGNISTSTVFSSILAIIEGVIIFYLGYRWFEKLERKLIEEVFS; from the coding sequence ATGTTAAATATAATTAAATCTGTGTATAAAAAAAATCGTATCTCAATATTACGTGCATACCCCGTCTCATTTATTCTTCAACGTGTTTTAAGTTCAATTTTCGCTTTATTAACGCCAGTGCTACTATATTATTTTGTTTTCAATGGAAAAATAGGGAATGAATTTTCTAATAAGGCTTCAGGAATGAATTATTTATTGTTTGTTTCACTGGGATATGGAGCTTATGCAGTTTCTATTGCAACATTGATGAATGTTGGACGAAGTCTTATTTCAGAGATTCGTGAAGGAACTATTGATTCGTTTCTTCTATCCCCAGCTTCTAGATTGGGTTACTTTCTAGGGACTTTCGTAGAACAACTTGGACGATCAATTATAGAATTTTTTTTAGTTATTATTTTTTCATTATTTCTAGGAGTTAGGTATAATTTTGAAAATATTATTAGTATGTTTTTATTAGTATTTTTTATTGCAATAGTGAGTTTTTCAATGACTTTAATCCTTTCCAACATTATGGTATATACAAGGGATACGTTCATAAGCCAAAATACACTTTTTATTATATTAAGTTTTTTATCAGGAGTATCGTTTCCTGTTACTTATCTTCCAAAGCAATTACAATTTTTTAGTAATTTGATACCGTTGACTCATGCGATTAATGTTTTACGAGATGTATCGACTGGCAATATCAGTACATCTACGGTATTTTCAAGTATTCTAGCAATTATAGAAGGAGTGATTATTTTTTATTTAGGATATAGATGGTTTGAAAAATTAGAAAGAAAGCTAATTGAGGAGGTCTTTTCATAA
- a CDS encoding ABC transporter ATP-binding protein, whose translation MLEMKQVYKSYYENNEKNFFKRFLNKNRQRKDVIKGIDIQIPKGKIVGLLGINGAGKTTTIRMLSTLLTPSKGEILIDGINTNSDEKETKKKINVISGGERNLYWRLTGKENLEYFGSLYGIDKKELNNRIEECLKIVKLEDSSDVPVEKYSKGMKQRLQIAKGLINNPDYILLDEPTLGLDIVIAKELRHYVLKLAKELNKGILLTTHYLKEVEELCDYIYLLDNGTILKEGSPSEIVKSVSPEKLVKVKFGKKDERDVKEAVNKLDIPVKSIWDNDESIILKSKNNIIQEFLSVCSSYSSISIESISIVEPSLEDSLMEIWHDKY comes from the coding sequence ATGTTAGAAATGAAGCAAGTGTATAAAAGTTATTATGAGAATAACGAAAAAAACTTTTTTAAAAGATTTTTAAACAAAAATAGGCAGAGAAAAGATGTTATTAAGGGAATTGATATACAAATTCCTAAAGGAAAAATAGTGGGATTACTTGGCATAAATGGTGCAGGGAAAACAACTACTATTAGAATGCTCTCAACATTATTAACACCTAGTAAAGGTGAGATACTAATTGATGGTATTAATACTAATAGTGATGAAAAAGAGACCAAAAAAAAGATTAATGTTATTTCAGGGGGAGAGAGAAATTTATATTGGAGATTGACAGGAAAAGAAAATTTAGAATATTTTGGAAGTCTTTATGGGATTGATAAAAAGGAACTGAACAATCGAATTGAAGAGTGTTTAAAGATTGTTAAACTAGAGGACTCGTCAGATGTTCCTGTCGAAAAGTATTCTAAAGGAATGAAGCAAAGACTTCAAATTGCTAAAGGATTAATAAATAATCCAGATTATATTTTATTAGATGAGCCTACCTTAGGATTAGATATTGTAATTGCAAAAGAGTTACGACATTATGTCTTAAAACTTGCAAAGGAATTAAATAAGGGAATTCTTTTAACAACTCATTATTTAAAGGAGGTAGAAGAATTATGTGATTATATTTATTTATTGGACAATGGGACAATTTTAAAAGAGGGTTCTCCATCCGAAATAGTTAAAAGTGTTAGTCCAGAAAAACTTGTAAAAGTTAAATTTGGTAAAAAAGACGAAAGAGATGTGAAAGAGGCAGTTAATAAATTAGATATTCCTGTTAAGAGTATTTGGGATAATGATGAGTCGATTATTCTAAAATCAAAGAATAATATCATTCAAGAATTTCTATCTGTATGTAGTAGTTATAGTAGTATTTCTATTGAATCTATAAGTATAGTTGAACCATCATTGGAGGATTCACTAATGGAGATTTGGCATGATAAATATTAA
- a CDS encoding ABC transporter permease, whose product MINIKEEFIMLKAEIIKQQKNYQNSLSNVMSLVVWPIIIFFQTFYTYKSFDLSSLKRFEIENQTDLLVFLITGTLVYNCYWSMVQSAFLLTFERQNGTLEAVFITPTSLTNFLLGRALGGILTNIGMFLSFITILFVIVGTISVELICSCLLSLMVIIISSAIWGAFINSLFLTSRDSNYLFTICDEPMRILSGTSIPVSAFPVIGRIVSFIFPSTYCLYMVRGIFFKEHVSPSIWGGFIIVLSGLVIITIIISKEAYKRNKVTGKLFVY is encoded by the coding sequence ATGATAAATATTAAAGAAGAATTTATAATGTTGAAAGCAGAAATTATAAAACAACAAAAGAATTATCAAAATTCGTTAAGTAATGTTATGTCCTTAGTAGTTTGGCCAATTATAATTTTTTTCCAGACTTTTTATACCTATAAATCGTTTGATTTATCTTCTCTTAAAAGATTCGAAATAGAGAATCAAACGGATTTGTTAGTATTTCTTATAACGGGGACATTGGTATATAACTGCTATTGGTCGATGGTACAAAGTGCTTTTCTATTAACATTTGAACGACAAAATGGAACTTTAGAAGCGGTTTTTATAACTCCTACTTCTTTAACTAATTTCTTGTTGGGACGTGCCCTAGGTGGAATTTTAACGAATATTGGAATGTTTTTATCCTTTATTACAATTTTATTTGTAATAGTTGGAACAATTTCTGTTGAGTTGATTTGTTCTTGTTTGCTATCATTAATGGTGATTATTATTTCATCAGCCATTTGGGGGGCTTTTATAAATTCACTATTTTTAACTTCTAGAGATTCAAATTACTTGTTTACAATTTGTGATGAGCCTATGAGAATTTTATCAGGGACAAGTATCCCAGTAAGTGCATTTCCAGTAATTGGAAGAATTGTGTCATTTATTTTTCCATCAACGTACTGTTTATATATGGTCAGAGGAATATTTTTTAAAGAGCATGTATCACCAAGTATTTGGGGAGGCTTCATAATAGTTTTATCGGGCTTGGTGATTATTACTATTATTATTTCTAAAGAAGCTTATAAGAGAAATAAGGTAACTGGAAAATTATTTGTTTACTAA
- a CDS encoding PqqD family protein: MYSKSLKTYLAKVEEKFIITDTIDVYEVNEVGARIFDLCNGKNTVEDIAIVLAKTKYKFLIIFLYFLKCS; the protein is encoded by the coding sequence ATGTATTCAAAAAGTTTAAAGACTTATTTAGCAAAGGTTGAAGAAAAATTCATTATTACTGATACTATTGACGTTTATGAGGTTAATGAAGTTGGAGCTAGAATTTTTGATTTATGTAATGGTAAGAACACGGTCGAAGATATTGCAATTGTTTTAGCAAAAACAAAGTATAAATTTCTAATTATCTTTTTATATTTTCTTAAATGCTCGTAA
- a CDS encoding tyrosine-type recombinase/integrase, giving the protein MSEKRRDNKGRILKTGESQRKDGRYLYKYIDSFGEPQFVYSWKLVATDRVPAGKRDCISLREKIAELQKDIHDGIDVVGKKMTLCQLYAKQNAQRPKVRKNTETGRKYLMDILKKDKLGVRSIDSIKPSDAKEWAIRMSENGYAYQTINNYKRSLKASFYIAIQDDCVRKNPFDFQLKAVLDDDTVPKTVLTEEQEEKLLAFAKADKTYSKNYDEILILLKTGLRISEFGGLTLPDLDFENRLVNIDHQLLRDTEIGYYIETPKTKSGERQVPMVEEAYQAFKRVLANRKNDKRVEIDGYSDFLFLNRKNYPKVASDYNGMMKGLVKKYNKYNEDKLPHITPHSLRHTFCTNYANAGMNPKALQYIMGHANIAMTLNYYAHATFDSAMAEMKRLNKEKQQERLVA; this is encoded by the coding sequence ATGTCAGAAAAAAGACGTGACAATAAAGGTCGAATCTTAAAGACTGGAGAGAGCCAACGAAAAGACGGAAGATACTTATACAAATATATAGATTCATTTGGAGAACCGCAATTTGTTTACTCGTGGAAACTTGTGGCTACAGACCGAGTACCAGCAGGAAAGCGTGATTGTATCTCACTTAGAGAGAAAATCGCAGAGTTACAGAAAGACATTCATGATGGTATTGATGTTGTAGGAAAGAAAATGACACTCTGCCAGCTTTACGCAAAACAGAACGCTCAAAGACCAAAGGTTAGAAAAAACACTGAAACTGGACGCAAATATCTTATGGATATTTTGAAGAAAGACAAGTTAGGTGTAAGAAGTATTGACAGTATTAAGCCATCAGACGCTAAAGAATGGGCTATTAGAATGAGTGAAAATGGTTATGCTTATCAAACCATCAATAACTACAAACGTTCTTTAAAGGCTTCATTCTATATTGCTATACAAGATGATTGTGTTCGGAAGAATCCATTTGACTTTCAACTGAAAGCAGTTCTTGATGATGATACTGTCCCTAAGACCGTACTAACAGAAGAACAGGAAGAAAAACTGTTAGCCTTTGCAAAAGCTGATAAAACCTACAGCAAAAATTATGATGAAATTCTGATACTCTTAAAAACAGGTCTTCGTATTTCAGAGTTTGGTGGTTTGACACTTCCAGATTTAGATTTTGAGAATCGTCTTGTCAATATAGACCATCAGCTATTGAGAGATACTGAAATTGGGTACTACATTGAAACACCAAAGACCAAAAGTGGCGAACGTCAAGTTCCTATGGTTGAAGAAGCCTATCAAGCATTTAAGCGAGTGTTAGCGAATCGAAAGAATGATAAGCGTGTTGAGATTGATGGATATAGTGATTTCCTCTTTCTTAATAGAAAGAACTATCCAAAAGTGGCAAGTGATTACAACGGCATGATGAAAGGTCTTGTTAAGAAATACAATAAGTATAACGAGGATAAATTGCCACACATCACTCCACATAGTTTGCGACATACATTCTGTACCAACTATGCAAATGCAGGAATGAATCCAAAGGCATTACAGTACATTATGGGACATGCTAATATAGCCATGACGCTGAACTATTACGCACATGCAACATTCGATTCTGCAATGGCAGAAATGAAACGCTTGAATAAAGAGAAGCAACAGGAGCGTCTTGTTGCTTAG
- a CDS encoding excisionase, whose product MKQTDIPIWERYTLTIEEASKYFRIGENKLRRLAEENKNANWLIMNGNRIQIKRKQFEKIIDTLDAI is encoded by the coding sequence ATGAAGCAGACTGACATTCCTATTTGGGAACGTTATACCCTAACCATTGAAGAAGCGTCAAAATATTTTCGTATTGGCGAAAACAAGCTACGACGCTTGGCAGAGGAAAATAAAAATGCAAATTGGCTGATTATGAATGGCAATCGTATTCAGATTAAACGAAAACAATTTGAAAAAATTATAGATACATTGGACGCAATCTAG
- the istA gene encoding IS21 family transposase, which yields MIGAKLMLYIQVKQLYEKKMKISQIAKTLGLSRPTVRKYLSMSFEEAEDWSHKQGKRKKILDEYQEWILEWLREYPHLSSAQVKDWLLERFPDLKVGDSTVRLYVTHLREVHQIPKQESPRQYQAVPELPMGQQIQVDWGESTQKTDKGTSIKLYVMCFILSHSRYKYMYWLDRPFTTQDAIRGHELAFQYFGGRTEEIVYDQDRIISVSENAGDLILTCRFQQYVNERGFKVSLCRAADPESKGKIESMVKYVKQNFADSRVYSNLDNWNKRAIRWLERTGNEKKHEVTKKRPREVFATEKEYLIQVPQLNTFPDVINTSITRKISKDNTVMYKSNRYSVPLGTYGALPHNQCLVSLTDEELSVIHPVTQEVIATHKLNQGKGALIQKKSHCRDKNRSSQHLKESLLKQLQTDTIATRYVKTVCKNYPRYQIDQLTMIQSVVDDDINIAIKGIHQCDKLNLYSANDLRLIVQSLKQREASERIDIDGSSDNTMRDTYYVTTRPMSIYTDILKGSEHK from the coding sequence ATGATAGGAGCAAAATTAATGCTATATATTCAAGTTAAGCAGCTTTATGAGAAAAAGATGAAGATTTCTCAAATAGCTAAGACACTCGGTCTATCCAGGCCAACAGTCCGGAAATATTTAAGTATGTCCTTTGAGGAAGCAGAAGACTGGAGTCATAAGCAAGGAAAGCGTAAGAAAATTCTTGATGAGTACCAAGAGTGGATACTCGAATGGTTGAGGGAATACCCTCATCTTAGCAGTGCTCAAGTCAAGGATTGGTTATTGGAACGCTTTCCGGATTTGAAAGTCGGTGATAGTACTGTGCGACTATATGTCACGCACCTTAGAGAGGTACATCAAATACCTAAGCAGGAAAGTCCGCGACAGTATCAAGCAGTGCCCGAACTGCCAATGGGCCAACAAATACAAGTAGATTGGGGTGAGAGTACACAGAAGACAGATAAAGGAACAAGCATTAAGCTATACGTAATGTGCTTTATTCTGTCGCATTCTCGATACAAATATATGTATTGGCTAGACCGTCCCTTCACAACTCAAGATGCCATTCGTGGCCATGAGTTAGCCTTCCAGTACTTTGGTGGACGAACTGAAGAGATTGTCTATGACCAAGACCGGATCATATCTGTATCAGAGAATGCGGGAGATTTAATATTAACATGTCGCTTTCAACAGTATGTCAATGAAAGAGGCTTTAAAGTCAGCTTGTGTCGTGCAGCGGATCCTGAATCTAAAGGAAAAATTGAAAGTATGGTGAAATATGTAAAACAAAACTTTGCTGATAGTCGCGTATATTCTAATCTTGATAATTGGAATAAACGTGCCATCCGATGGCTCGAGCGAACAGGCAATGAGAAGAAACATGAAGTAACGAAAAAAAGACCCAGAGAAGTATTCGCTACCGAAAAAGAATACTTAATCCAGGTCCCTCAATTAAACACATTTCCAGATGTGATTAACACAAGTATAACAAGAAAAATTAGTAAAGACAATACAGTCATGTATAAGAGTAATCGATATTCCGTTCCGCTTGGAACGTATGGCGCATTGCCTCACAATCAATGCTTAGTGTCACTGACTGATGAAGAACTATCAGTGATACATCCTGTTACACAGGAAGTGATAGCCACGCACAAATTAAATCAAGGAAAAGGAGCATTAATCCAAAAGAAAAGCCACTGTCGTGACAAAAACCGAAGTTCACAACATTTGAAAGAGTCATTACTAAAGCAGCTTCAAACAGATACGATTGCGACTCGCTATGTGAAGACCGTTTGTAAGAACTATCCTCGTTATCAAATTGATCAACTGACGATGATTCAATCGGTTGTAGATGACGATATAAACATCGCTATTAAAGGGATACACCAATGTGACAAGCTCAACTTATACAGCGCAAATGATCTACGCTTGATAGTTCAATCTTTAAAGCAGCGCGAAGCATCTGAACGCATTGATATTGATGGATCTAGTGATAATACAATGAGGGATACCTATTATGTAACGACTAGACCCATGTCAATATATACAGACATTCTGAAAGGGAGTGAACACAAATGA
- the istB gene encoding IS21-like element helper ATPase IstB, which yields MTQSVSDLQESFKQLKLGETAQQLPILLRQAEQDNLTYLEFLTELVRYEQTQRDAKRVERYMKWAQFPYHKRLSQFDIQAQQSLSQRQLKQLGELTWIDDQFNLILLGPPGVGKTALSVGLGIEAIEQGYRVMFVTMGQLMTYLKTEEFTRKSQIQLNRIRQADLVIVDDLMYMAMETYEANLFFQLISQLYEHSSLIISSNKAPDHWGELIGDPGITTAILDRILHRVEVINLNGDSYRMKNNQKIFSAET from the coding sequence ATGACACAGTCTGTCAGTGACCTTCAAGAGAGCTTCAAGCAGCTGAAATTAGGTGAAACAGCGCAACAGTTACCGATACTGTTAAGGCAAGCAGAGCAAGACAACTTGACCTATTTGGAATTTTTAACGGAGTTGGTAAGATACGAACAAACACAACGAGACGCCAAGCGTGTAGAACGGTATATGAAATGGGCACAATTTCCCTATCATAAACGTTTGTCACAATTTGATATTCAGGCTCAACAGAGTCTAAGCCAGCGACAATTAAAGCAATTAGGCGAACTAACTTGGATTGATGACCAGTTCAATTTGATTTTACTGGGACCTCCAGGCGTTGGCAAGACGGCTTTAAGTGTAGGCCTTGGCATTGAGGCGATTGAACAAGGCTATCGAGTGATGTTCGTGACTATGGGGCAATTAATGACCTATTTAAAAACTGAAGAATTCACACGCAAATCGCAAATTCAACTGAACCGCATACGCCAGGCCGATTTAGTCATCGTTGATGATTTAATGTATATGGCGATGGAAACTTATGAAGCGAACTTGTTTTTCCAGTTGATAAGTCAATTATATGAACATTCATCGCTAATAATTAGCTCAAATAAAGCCCCAGATCACTGGGGTGAGCTAATTGGTGATCCTGGCATTACAACGGCTATATTAGACCGAATTTTACACAGAGTAGAGGTGATTAATCTAAACGGTGATAGTTACCGCATGAAAAATAATCAGAAAATTTTTTCCGCTGAAACTTAG
- a CDS encoding helix-turn-helix domain-containing protein encodes MKTQYPMIPFPLIVKATDGDTEAINQILHHYRGYITKRSLRLMKDEYGNQSMVVDEVLRGRMETRLITKILSFEIK; translated from the coding sequence ATGAAAACACAATATCCTATGATTCCCTTTCCTCTCATTGTAAAGGCAACAGATGGCGATACCGAAGCGATTAACCAGATTCTACATCATTACAGAGGGTACATAACGAAGCGTTCCCTACGACTTATGAAAGATGAATATGGCAATCAAAGTATGGTCGTTGATGAAGTCTTACGTGGAAGAATGGAAACCAGACTGATTACAAAGATTTTGTCATTTGAAATTAAGTAA
- a CDS encoding sigma-70 family RNA polymerase sigma factor, whose product MKPSSFQTTIENQFDYICKRAMEDERKNYMLYLSRIAKREVSFSDVGDYLVSQFATTDNYSTDFQIFTLNGLSVGVENDLLSEALRELPDKKREILLLFYFMDMSDSEIADLLKLNRSTVYRHRTSGLALIKKFMEEFEE is encoded by the coding sequence ATGAAACCATCTTCTTTTCAGACCACAATAGAAAATCAGTTTGACTATATCTGTAAACGTGCTATGGAAGACGAGCGAAAGAATTATATGCTTTATCTTTCAAGGATTGCAAAGCGTGAGGTGTCCTTTTCGGATGTTGGCGATTATCTTGTTAGCCAGTTTGCGACAACAGATAACTATTCAACTGACTTTCAGATTTTTACACTCAATGGGTTATCAGTAGGCGTTGAAAATGATTTGTTGAGTGAAGCATTACGTGAGTTGCCAGACAAGAAACGTGAAATTCTACTGCTGTTTTACTTTATGGACATGAGCGATTCAGAAATTGCAGACCTGTTGAAATTGAACCGTTCTACTGTCTATCGGCATAGAACCAGTGGACTAGCCTTAATTAAAAAGTTTATGGAGGAATTTGAAGAATGA